The following proteins come from a genomic window of Candidatus Saccharibacteria bacterium oral taxon 488:
- a CDS encoding FAD-binding oxidoreductase, whose amino-acid sequence MRNKTVIIGGGFYGLSVALYLYDTLGVKNIDILEKEKQTMTRASYVNQARVHNGYHYPRSILTGYRSAVNFPRFTKQFGAAIHSDFNKYYAVAKHLSKVNAHQFKNFADKIEADIAVAPPNIQKMFNKNLIEEVFKVKEYAFNAHALRDDLLRQINDRPGITLHTGCRVTMIDETPDGLCVITDGGKFRGDFVLNCTYANINTLHRASNIPLVGLKHEVTEMCLVSLPEHLKDFSITVMDGPFFSIMPFPSRGLYTLSHVRYTPHESWVDNEDTPAEKIDTHAYLDKSSFQSNYKQMYNDVVRFIPALKDMKYEESIVEVKTVLVKSEDDDSRPILFKAHLGYNGYVCIMGGKLDNIYDVYEELDKLYGKK is encoded by the coding sequence GTGCGTAACAAAACGGTGATAATTGGCGGTGGTTTTTATGGATTGAGTGTAGCGCTGTACCTGTACGACACCTTGGGCGTCAAGAATATCGATATTTTAGAAAAAGAAAAACAGACGATGACTCGGGCGTCATATGTTAACCAAGCCAGGGTACACAATGGCTATCATTACCCGAGAAGTATTCTAACGGGATATCGTTCGGCAGTTAATTTTCCACGCTTTACGAAACAGTTTGGAGCGGCAATTCATTCAGATTTTAATAAATACTATGCTGTTGCCAAGCATCTATCCAAGGTTAATGCACATCAATTCAAGAATTTTGCGGATAAGATTGAGGCAGATATAGCGGTAGCTCCGCCAAACATTCAAAAAATGTTTAATAAAAATCTCATTGAAGAAGTCTTTAAGGTTAAAGAATATGCCTTTAATGCCCACGCCCTGAGAGACGACTTACTGCGGCAAATTAACGATCGTCCGGGGATAACGCTTCACACGGGCTGTCGCGTTACGATGATTGATGAAACGCCAGATGGACTGTGCGTTATTACTGATGGTGGCAAATTCAGGGGCGACTTCGTATTAAATTGCACGTATGCTAACATTAACACGCTCCATCGTGCATCAAATATACCGCTTGTTGGCTTGAAGCATGAAGTTACAGAAATGTGCTTAGTAAGTTTGCCGGAGCACCTAAAGGACTTTAGTATTACGGTGATGGACGGTCCGTTTTTCTCTATTATGCCGTTTCCCTCCAGGGGATTATATACACTCTCTCATGTCAGGTATACGCCGCACGAGTCATGGGTTGACAACGAGGATACGCCGGCTGAAAAAATTGACACGCACGCCTATCTCGACAAAAGTTCTTTCCAGAGTAATTATAAACAAATGTATAACGATGTGGTGCGTTTTATCCCAGCCCTCAAGGACATGAAATACGAGGAGTCGATCGTTGAAGTAAAGACAGTGCTCGTTAAGAGTGAAGATGATGATAGCCGTCCTATTTTGTTTAAGGCCCATTTGGGTTACAACGGGTATGTTTGTATAATGGGCGGTAAGCTAGATAATATTTACGATGTGTACGAGGAGTTAGACAAGCTATATGGCAAAAAATAG
- a CDS encoding glycosyltransferase translates to MAKNSSTKTNKKSSKQDIFVSVIVVTRDFDGFPDYCRRLSQRLMGSYTNYEIIIVDNDLSQNSVVAVSGLLDELPCMRLIRLSRQYTYDIAIIAGLEGAIGDYAVVTNPAIDGIEDVMNIVEANKKHDIVQGVADITTKRLLSKSGIGRRLFYWYNRKYINIDIPLQATYLISLNRRAIRAITLSTRHDSHIRHMIRTIGYSYTEYTYSPLVDPVKKHGFGRGTLEALDIITSHSTHPLRFMSWVGFFASVVNMMYALYVVVIALTKKNVAEGWVSTSLELSGMFFILFLFMVILSEYIGKILVESRRDARYYVLDELSSTTSLANAERKNITS, encoded by the coding sequence ATGGCAAAAAATAGTTCGACTAAGACAAATAAAAAATCGAGTAAACAAGATATCTTTGTGTCGGTTATTGTCGTAACGCGCGACTTTGATGGTTTTCCCGACTATTGTCGCAGGCTCTCACAGAGATTAATGGGTAGCTACACAAATTATGAGATTATAATTGTCGATAATGATTTGAGTCAAAATAGTGTGGTTGCTGTTAGTGGTCTTCTTGATGAACTGCCATGTATGCGGCTTATCCGCCTCTCTCGACAATACACATATGATATCGCCATTATCGCTGGTCTTGAAGGGGCAATTGGCGACTATGCGGTAGTAACTAATCCCGCTATTGACGGTATAGAGGATGTAATGAACATTGTTGAGGCGAATAAAAAACACGATATCGTACAGGGTGTTGCCGACATAACCACAAAGCGCCTTCTGTCAAAATCTGGTATCGGTCGCAGGTTGTTTTATTGGTATAATCGCAAATACATCAATATAGATATTCCACTACAAGCAACATATCTTATATCTCTCAATCGTCGTGCCATACGAGCGATAACTCTATCAACTCGACATGATAGCCACATTCGGCACATGATCAGGACTATCGGCTATTCATATACCGAGTATACCTATTCACCTCTGGTTGATCCTGTAAAAAAACATGGCTTCGGGCGAGGGACACTAGAGGCGCTCGATATCATTACCAGCCACTCGACACACCCGCTCCGCTTTATGTCGTGGGTTGGGTTCTTTGCCAGTGTTGTAAATATGATGTATGCGCTTTATGTTGTGGTCATAGCTCTCACCAAAAAGAATGTTGCAGAGGGCTGGGTGTCGACGTCGCTTGAGCTATCAGGAATGTTTTTTATCCTATTTTTATTTATGGTAATTCTGTCTGAATACATTGGTAAAATACTAGTAGAATCGCGACGAGATGCCAGGTATTATGTGCTTGACGAGCTGAGCAGTACAACGTCACTAGCGAACGCAGAAAGGAAGAATATTACATCATGA